One genomic region from Streptomyces venezuelae encodes:
- a CDS encoding DUF5959 family protein, whose product METQGPIDLIHLAGIEGNSVVLRVTGQEIGTSQQDPAVLVGEICVGTSFVNGSLKTWIFPLDLMEWETALSTLAGGENIAWRENKRATELHVDLEEGLERATVSVADRSMSLATVKVTIELADGWLEDHRARLDRVRQAWPLHRN is encoded by the coding sequence ATGGAAACACAAGGCCCGATTGACTTGATCCACCTGGCGGGCATCGAGGGCAACAGCGTTGTCCTTCGCGTAACAGGCCAAGAAATCGGCACATCTCAACAGGACCCCGCCGTCCTGGTCGGCGAGATCTGTGTCGGAACAAGCTTCGTCAACGGAAGCCTCAAGACTTGGATCTTCCCTCTGGACCTCATGGAGTGGGAGACGGCTCTCAGCACTCTGGCCGGTGGGGAAAACATCGCCTGGAGGGAGAACAAGAGAGCAACCGAACTCCACGTTGACCTCGAGGAGGGTCTCGAACGTGCCACGGTTTCGGTTGCCGACCGCTCGATGTCCCTGGCGACCGTCAAGGTCACCATTGAGTTGGCTGACGGCTGGCTCGAAGACCATCGCGCCCGACTGGACAGAGTCCGGCAGGCGTGGCCCCTGCACCGCAATTGA
- a CDS encoding DUF418 domain-containing protein, with the protein MTELPLNGPSAPAGSPRSRPAAAPASEVAAKSARVATGGRLTLLDVLRGAAILGTLMTNVWIFTGPGSEWGVLQSGGTGGTGFGSLPAAAESAFRFLADGKFLSMLTILFGAGLAIQYDSAARRGQPWPGRYRWRALFLFVEGALHFVLVFAWDVLMGYAVTALVVAHVLTRSERTRERVMWWAAGLHLALMGLLTVALAAAPDDGEDKGTADAVSQQVVDLYAEGSYLEQISFRLENMIAMRIEPILSFGLLVFLFLLGVRLLRAGAFGADDTGRRIRSRMLVWGLGLGIPLTVLTAIGGESYFLVGRYCAGPLVAIGYIGLIGAALDRVRRPGPLTIGLTNVGRTALSGYVLQNVLCVVASYGIGFGLAARLGDTAHPWWVMGLWAAVCLVLMAASTLWLRRFSTGPLESVQKWALRR; encoded by the coding sequence ATGACCGAGTTACCGCTCAATGGCCCCTCGGCGCCGGCGGGTTCGCCTCGCTCGAGGCCCGCTGCTGCTCCCGCGTCGGAAGTCGCCGCCAAGAGCGCGCGCGTCGCCACCGGGGGCAGACTGACACTGCTCGACGTCCTGCGCGGCGCCGCGATCCTCGGCACGCTCATGACCAATGTCTGGATCTTCACCGGGCCCGGTTCCGAGTGGGGCGTTCTGCAATCGGGTGGCACCGGCGGAACGGGCTTCGGATCTCTTCCGGCCGCGGCCGAGAGCGCCTTCCGGTTCCTTGCGGACGGAAAGTTCCTCTCGATGCTGACCATCCTCTTCGGCGCCGGCCTGGCCATCCAGTACGACTCCGCCGCCAGGCGCGGACAACCTTGGCCCGGCCGCTACAGGTGGCGGGCCCTCTTCCTGTTCGTCGAAGGCGCCCTGCACTTCGTGCTCGTCTTCGCCTGGGACGTGCTGATGGGGTACGCGGTCACCGCCCTGGTCGTGGCGCACGTCCTGACCCGCTCCGAACGGACGCGAGAACGCGTCATGTGGTGGGCGGCCGGACTGCACCTGGCCCTGATGGGTCTGCTGACCGTGGCACTGGCCGCCGCACCCGACGACGGGGAGGACAAGGGAACGGCGGATGCAGTGTCCCAGCAGGTCGTCGACCTCTACGCGGAGGGCAGCTACCTGGAGCAGATCTCCTTCCGACTGGAGAACATGATCGCGATGCGCATCGAGCCGATCCTCTCCTTCGGCCTTCTCGTGTTCCTCTTCCTCCTCGGCGTTCGGCTGCTGCGGGCGGGCGCGTTCGGTGCCGACGACACCGGCCGGCGCATCCGGAGCCGGATGCTCGTCTGGGGCCTGGGACTCGGCATCCCGCTCACCGTGCTGACGGCCATCGGCGGCGAGTCGTACTTCCTGGTGGGTCGCTACTGCGCGGGGCCGCTGGTCGCCATCGGCTACATCGGTCTGATCGGTGCCGCACTGGATCGCGTGCGCCGCCCCGGACCACTCACGATCGGCCTCACCAACGTCGGCCGCACCGCCCTGTCGGGATACGTCCTGCAGAACGTGCTGTGCGTCGTCGCCTCGTACGGCATCGGGTTCGGTCTCGCCGCGCGGCTTGGGGACACGGCCCACCCGTGGTGGGTGATGGGGCTGTGGGCGGCGGTGTGCCTCGTGCTCATGGCAGCGTCCACCCTCTGGCTGCGCCGCTTCTCCACCGGCCCTTTGGAGTCCGTACAGAAGTGGGCCCTGCGACGCTGA
- a CDS encoding TetR family transcriptional regulator, with the protein MTAPRRSDATRAAILDAARERFAADGYERATIRAIARDAGIDPSMVMRYYGNKEGLFAAASEFDLRLPEVGALPARDIGAVLVTHFLDRWEQDEVLTALLRVGVTNEAGAERMRTIFREQLGPIAAGVCPDPAEAADRASLVASQILGMALARYVLRLPRAVDMPREEIVAWLGPTVQRYLTDPSAVG; encoded by the coding sequence ATGACCGCACCACGCCGTTCCGATGCCACCCGCGCTGCGATCCTGGACGCGGCCCGCGAGCGCTTCGCCGCCGACGGCTACGAGCGCGCCACCATCCGGGCCATCGCCCGGGACGCCGGGATCGACCCGTCGATGGTGATGCGCTACTACGGCAACAAAGAGGGCCTGTTCGCCGCCGCCTCCGAGTTCGACCTGCGGCTGCCCGAGGTCGGCGCGCTGCCCGCGCGGGACATCGGGGCCGTGCTCGTCACCCACTTCCTCGACCGCTGGGAGCAGGACGAGGTGCTCACCGCGCTGCTGCGGGTCGGCGTCACGAACGAGGCCGGCGCGGAGCGCATGCGGACGATCTTCAGGGAGCAGCTGGGGCCGATCGCGGCAGGTGTCTGCCCCGACCCCGCCGAGGCCGCGGACCGCGCGTCGCTCGTCGCCTCCCAGATCCTGGGCATGGCGCTCGCCCGCTATGTGCTGCGGCTGCCGCGTGCGGTGGACATGCCCCGTGAGGAGATCGTGGCCTGGCTGGGGCCGACCGTGCAGCGGTATCTGACGGATCCGTCGGCGGTGGGGTGA
- a CDS encoding FAD-dependent monooxygenase — protein MQHTKTDTDVLVVGSGPTGLLLAGDLAAAGRRVTLVERRPHGISNMTRAFGVHARTLELLDARNLADELVETGMKLTGMRLFGHLSLDLGRLASRYAFLLITPQSHVERLLERRALAAGVEFRHSTELRGLRQDEDTVTAELADPGGKRITLTAQYLVGADGHRSGVRNALGLPFPGVSVIRSIVLADVKLAKEPEGLLTVNGGGDSFAFIAPFGDGWYRVMGWNRSRQVPDSEPVDLDEVAEIARQALGTDYGMHDARWISRFHSDERQAPAYRAGRVFLAGDAAHVHSPAGGQGMNTGLQDAANLSWKLISVLRGDAPNPEGLLDSYQSERHPVGKLVLRSSGTIVRLAMAHTLPQRAARTLAATVLNTLRPASDKAMNQLSGIGIGYDTGVAAPHNGGRRAPDAALDHGRLYELLRDGNFVLITPQGTDATPADAPQAPGQVTNAAWADPSRRTTMLVRPDGYVYWEG, from the coding sequence GTGCAGCACACGAAGACCGACACGGACGTCCTGGTCGTGGGCTCGGGCCCCACCGGCCTCCTGCTCGCCGGCGACCTCGCCGCCGCCGGACGGCGGGTCACACTCGTCGAGCGCCGCCCGCACGGCATCAGCAACATGACCCGCGCGTTCGGCGTCCACGCCCGCACCCTCGAACTCCTCGACGCCCGCAACCTCGCCGACGAGCTCGTCGAGACCGGCATGAAGCTCACCGGCATGCGGCTCTTCGGCCATCTCTCGCTCGACCTCGGCCGGCTCGCCAGCCGCTACGCCTTCCTCCTGATCACCCCGCAGTCCCACGTCGAGCGCCTCTTGGAGCGCCGCGCCCTGGCCGCCGGCGTGGAGTTCCGCCACTCCACCGAACTGCGCGGACTGCGTCAGGACGAAGACACCGTCACCGCCGAACTCGCCGACCCCGGCGGCAAGAGAATCACCCTCACCGCCCAGTACCTGGTCGGCGCCGACGGCCACCGCAGCGGCGTCCGCAACGCGCTCGGGCTCCCCTTCCCCGGCGTCTCCGTCATCCGCTCCATCGTGCTCGCCGACGTCAAGCTCGCCAAGGAGCCGGAGGGCCTGCTGACCGTCAACGGAGGGGGCGACTCCTTCGCCTTCATCGCCCCCTTCGGCGACGGCTGGTACCGGGTCATGGGCTGGAACCGAAGCCGCCAGGTACCCGACAGCGAGCCCGTCGACCTCGACGAGGTCGCCGAGATCGCACGCCAGGCGCTCGGCACCGACTACGGCATGCACGACGCCCGCTGGATCTCCCGCTTCCACAGCGACGAGCGCCAGGCCCCCGCGTACCGGGCCGGCCGGGTCTTCCTCGCCGGCGACGCCGCCCACGTCCACTCCCCCGCCGGCGGCCAGGGCATGAACACCGGCCTGCAGGACGCGGCCAATCTGTCCTGGAAGCTGATCTCGGTCCTGCGCGGCGACGCCCCGAACCCCGAGGGACTCCTCGACAGCTACCAGAGCGAGCGGCACCCCGTCGGCAAACTGGTGCTCCGCAGCAGCGGCACCATAGTCCGTCTGGCCATGGCCCACACGCTCCCGCAGCGGGCCGCACGCACGCTGGCGGCCACCGTGCTCAACACCCTGCGCCCGGCCTCCGACAAGGCCATGAACCAGCTCAGCGGCATCGGCATCGGCTACGACACGGGCGTCGCCGCCCCGCACAACGGCGGTCGGCGGGCCCCCGACGCGGCGCTCGACCACGGCCGGCTCTACGAACTCCTGCGCGACGGCAACTTCGTCCTGATCACCCCACAGGGCACCGACGCCACCCCGGCCGACGCACCGCAGGCCCCCGGCCAGGTCACCAACGCCGCCTGGGCCGACCCCTCGCGCCGTACGACGATGCTGGTCCGCCCCGACGGCTACGTGTACTGGGAGGGCTAG
- a CDS encoding phosphotransferase family protein: MDEVKVVVAHSERATLRVGDVFLKVDADQARIDAEVEAMSLAPVPTPEVLWRKPPVLAIAALRGTTLGRLGGPSTGSSAAWAAAGAAIRKLHDAPLPPRPGRAGRSIVALAAELDDECELLVTNGLLPAGLVSRNRRVAEAALRPWTPAFTHGDLQIAHVFVDGDEVTGIIDWSEAGQGDALYDLATFTLGHEEHLDDVLAGYGTDIDLDVIHAWWSLRSLLAVRWLTEHGFDPFAPGCEVDVLRSRV, encoded by the coding sequence ATGGATGAGGTCAAAGTCGTCGTCGCCCATTCCGAGCGCGCGACCCTGCGCGTCGGCGACGTGTTTCTGAAGGTGGACGCCGACCAGGCGCGTATCGACGCCGAGGTCGAGGCGATGTCCCTCGCGCCGGTCCCGACCCCGGAGGTCCTGTGGCGCAAGCCGCCCGTGCTCGCGATCGCTGCGCTCCGGGGGACGACGCTCGGGCGCCTCGGCGGGCCGTCGACCGGGTCGTCGGCGGCCTGGGCCGCGGCGGGTGCCGCCATCCGGAAGCTGCACGACGCGCCGCTGCCGCCCCGGCCCGGCCGGGCCGGCCGGAGCATCGTCGCACTGGCGGCGGAACTCGACGACGAGTGCGAGTTGCTCGTGACGAACGGCCTCCTGCCCGCTGGCCTGGTCAGCCGTAACCGCCGGGTCGCCGAGGCCGCGCTCCGGCCGTGGACCCCGGCGTTCACGCACGGCGACCTGCAGATCGCGCACGTCTTCGTCGACGGCGACGAGGTGACAGGCATCATCGACTGGTCAGAGGCGGGCCAGGGCGATGCTCTGTACGACCTCGCCACCTTCACGCTCGGACACGAGGAACACCTCGACGACGTCCTCGCCGGCTACGGCACCGACATCGACCTCGATGTGATCCACGCGTGGTGGTCGTTGCGAAGCCTGCTGGCAGTTCGCTGGCTGACCGAGCACGGCTTCGACCCGTTCGCACCGGGCTGTGAGGTCGACGTGCTGAGATCCCGGGTGTGA
- a CDS encoding vWA domain-containing protein encodes MSRHPYGSRGKALWWTAGVGLLAILATFFGVRAATGGEERDCSVQLTVNSSTEKAELLADLAEEYGHARREFGGGECADVRVLEQSSGVAMEALAAGWDEKRDGMPEPQVWTPSSSLWLTLLTGKATAADRSVTVAEPVSLATSPLVIGMPRPMAQALGWPDRQVGWKDVLSLTKKGWGAFGHPEWGAFHLGKDNPRTSTSGLASTVAAFYAATGRSGDLTEADVRDPKAREFVAGVESGVLHYASDATVYMSNLAEADAAGTALSYTSAVPVQEQLLHLYNQGSPTGDPERIGKGRKPTVPLVAVHPADGTLMMDHPFIVLPSATDRQKAAAADFQDFLLEKSQQRRFQQLGFRDHQGTAGAELAASVGLRPAEKLTPIDPPAPAVLGRILDSWDDLRKKARVVMIMDVSGSMNQPAGEGRSRLEAAKSAAVKALDLYHPDDEVGLWAFSTETGGQAEPYRQILPPRRIADGKAGLVRAIGGLHAEGGTALYSTVRAAQRAVLAELDTDRINAVVLLTDGRNEYPADNDLDSLLRDIDAKNLERSVRVFTVAFSEQADFTVLQKIAKASKADAYDARDPAVIDKVMRSVISNF; translated from the coding sequence GTGAGCAGGCATCCGTACGGATCACGGGGCAAGGCGTTGTGGTGGACGGCCGGGGTGGGGCTATTGGCGATCCTGGCCACGTTCTTCGGGGTCCGGGCCGCGACGGGGGGCGAGGAGCGAGACTGCTCGGTTCAGCTCACCGTGAACTCGTCCACGGAGAAGGCGGAGCTCCTCGCCGACCTCGCCGAGGAGTACGGGCACGCGAGACGCGAGTTCGGCGGGGGCGAGTGTGCCGACGTGAGGGTTCTGGAGCAGAGCTCGGGTGTGGCGATGGAGGCGCTGGCGGCCGGATGGGACGAGAAGCGTGACGGTATGCCCGAGCCGCAGGTGTGGACGCCGAGTTCGTCCCTGTGGCTGACGCTCCTCACCGGCAAGGCCACTGCCGCCGACCGGTCCGTGACGGTGGCCGAGCCTGTGTCGCTGGCCACCAGTCCGCTGGTCATCGGTATGCCGCGGCCGATGGCGCAGGCGCTCGGCTGGCCGGACAGGCAGGTCGGCTGGAAGGACGTCCTCTCACTCACCAAGAAGGGCTGGGGTGCTTTCGGGCATCCCGAGTGGGGGGCCTTCCACCTGGGGAAGGACAACCCTCGCACCTCCACCTCGGGTCTCGCCTCCACCGTCGCCGCCTTCTACGCCGCGACGGGCCGCTCGGGCGATCTGACGGAGGCCGACGTCCGGGATCCGAAGGCCCGGGAGTTCGTGGCGGGCGTCGAGTCCGGGGTCCTGCACTACGCATCCGACGCGACGGTCTACATGTCCAACCTCGCCGAGGCCGACGCCGCCGGCACGGCACTCTCGTACACCAGCGCCGTGCCCGTCCAGGAGCAGCTGCTCCACCTGTACAACCAGGGCAGCCCCACGGGCGATCCGGAACGCATCGGCAAGGGCAGGAAGCCAACTGTCCCGCTGGTGGCGGTGCATCCGGCCGACGGCACGCTCATGATGGACCACCCGTTCATCGTGCTGCCCTCCGCCACTGACCGGCAGAAGGCCGCGGCCGCCGACTTCCAGGACTTCCTCCTGGAGAAGTCTCAGCAGAGGCGCTTTCAGCAGCTCGGGTTCCGCGACCACCAAGGCACGGCGGGCGCGGAGCTGGCCGCGTCGGTCGGACTGCGGCCCGCGGAGAAGCTCACGCCGATCGACCCGCCGGCCCCCGCCGTCCTGGGGCGGATCCTCGACAGCTGGGACGACCTGCGCAAGAAGGCCCGCGTCGTCATGATCATGGATGTGTCCGGCTCCATGAACCAGCCCGCCGGAGAGGGACGCAGCCGCCTGGAGGCGGCCAAATCCGCCGCCGTCAAGGCACTCGACCTTTACCACCCCGACGACGAGGTCGGACTGTGGGCCTTCTCCACCGAGACCGGAGGACAGGCGGAGCCGTACCGCCAGATCCTCCCACCGCGCCGCATCGCCGACGGGAAGGCGGGGCTCGTCCGAGCCATCGGCGGACTGCACGCGGAGGGCGGCACGGCGCTCTACTCGACCGTCCGCGCCGCGCAGCGCGCCGTGCTCGCCGAGCTCGACACCGACCGGATCAACGCCGTCGTCCTGCTCACGGACGGCAGGAACGAGTACCCGGCCGACAACGACCTCGACAGCCTGCTGCGCGACATCGACGCGAAGAACCTGGAGCGCTCCGTCCGCGTCTTCACCGTCGCCTTCAGCGAGCAGGCCGACTTCACCGTCCTGCAGAAGATCGCCAAGGCCTCCAAAGCGGATGCGTACGACGCCCGCGACCCGGCCGTCATCGACAAGGTGATGCGCTCCGTCATCAGCAACTTCTGA